One window from the genome of Eucalyptus grandis isolate ANBG69807.140 chromosome 7, ASM1654582v1, whole genome shotgun sequence encodes:
- the LOC104454276 gene encoding uncharacterized protein LOC104454276 isoform X1: MSFQPKDFWMPRDGGAVTNGDINYDNSSKLEPKRSHQWFMDASGSEPFSNKRQAIEAVTSRPLSGISSLTVSPWDNNPTFNAISGQATDRLFGSEPMRSVNLVDRNMTPFNAGDISMVRKSFEGQYGNESSVSLSMSHGTEDPSAFLNFGGIRKVKVNQVREPDNSISATMGTSYRSGNGSAIPTDTGYRKGHNSTISLGSGYHHRNENNMSMVPGYNKGEESFMPMSHTFTKEDGNFISMGHNYERRGENILSMGQPFARTDGNFIAMGPSYTKGEGDGLSMGSSHSKEHANFISVGQNFGKVSDSFISMASSYNRTDDDMTPIGQTFDKADPNVVAVGHTSTYDKGDSGILSMGQNYKGEGNTISFGGFEDEHGTHTSVGIIGNYELVIDNETLPQASVDPSQTDVGSGANPIVNSSSASKANSKAENIPKNKEPKTAKKVPPNNFPSNVKSLLSTGMLDGVSVKYVSWSREKNLRGIIKGTGYLCGCENCNHSKSLNAYEFERHAGCKTKHPNNHIYFDNGKTIYAVVQELKNTPQELLFDTIQTVTGSTINQKNFRMWKASYQAATRELQRIYGKDEVAMPS; the protein is encoded by the exons ATG TCTTTCCAACCTAAGGACTTTTGGATGCCGAGAGATGGAGGAGCTGTCACTAATGGGGATATCAACTATGACAATTCTTCCAAACTAGAACCTAAACGTAGTCATCAATGGTTTATGGATGCATCCGGGTCAGAACCGTTCAGCAACAAAAGACAAGCAATAGAAGCTGTGACAAGCAGGCCACTATCTGGAATTTCATCCCTGACTGTTTCTCCTTGGGACAATAATCCTACTTTTAACGCTATATCGGGGCAAGCCACTGATCGGCTCTTTGGTTCTGAGCCCATGCGGTCTGTTAACTTAGTTGATAGGAATATGACTCCCTTCAATGCTGGTGATATAAGTATGGTAAGAAAAAGCTTCGAAGGTCAATATGGAAATGAGTCATCTGTAAGTTTGTCTATGTCTCATGGCACTGAAGATCCCTCAGCATTTCTGAATTTTGGAGGAATCAGAAAAGTCAAAGTTAATCAAGTCCGGGAACCTGACAACAGCATTTCTGCGACGATGGGTACTTCCTACAGAAGTGGCAATGGCAGTGCAATTCCTACTGATACTGGTTATCGCAAGGGCCACAATAGCACCATATCTTTAGGCTCGGGTTATCACCATAGGAACGAGAATAATATGTCAATGGTGCCTGGCTACAACAAAGGGGAAGAAAGTTTCATGCCGATGAGTCACACCTTCACTAAGGAAGATGGAAACTTCATATCAATGGGTCACAATTATGAGAGACGGGGTGAGAATATTTTATCCATGGGTCAGCCCTTTGCCAGAACAGATGGGAATTTCATTGCAATGGGTCCATCATATACGAAGGGAGAAGGGGATGGTCTATCCATGGGTTCCTCCCACAGCAAAGAGcatgcaaattttatttccgTGGGCCAGAATTTTGGCAAAGTAAGCGATAGTTTTATCTCGATGGCTTCCTCCTATAACAGGACTGATGACGATATGACACCAattggtcaaacctttgacaagGCTGATCCAAATGTTGTTGCGGTGGGTCACACTTCAACCTATGACAAAGGAGATTCTGGCATTCTATCCATGGGCCAGAACTACAAGGGTGAGGGTAATACCATTTCTTTTGGAGGATTTGAAGATGAACATGGGACACATACCTCTGTTGGAATCATTGGCAACTACGAATTAGTAATAGACAATGAGACTTTACCTCAGGCTTCAGTAGATCCAAGCCAGACGGATGTCGGTTCTGGTGCCAATCCAATTGTAAATAGCTCTTCTGCATCGAAAGCGAATTCTAAAGCTGAGAACATCCCcaaaaataaagagccaaaGACGGCTAAGAAGGTGCCTCCGAACAATTTCCCGTCAAATGTCAAAAGTCTGTTATCTACTGGCATGCTTGATGGAGTATCTGTCAAATACGTTTCCTGGTCACGTGAA AAAAATCTCCGCGGGATAATAAAAGGGACTGGCTATCTTTGTGGATGCGAAAATTGCAACCACTCAAAG TCTCTCAATGCCTATGAGTTTGAGCGTCATGCTGGTTGCAAGACTAAGCATCCCAATAATCACATTTACTTCGACAATGGTAAGACCATTTACGCAGTCGTTCAGGAGTTAAAGAACACTCCGCAGGAATTGCTCTTCGATACGATTCAGACTGTCACGGGGTCTACCATTAATCAAAAGAACTTTCGTATGTGGAAAG CATCATATCAAGCTGCCACCCGTGAACTTCAACGAATATATGGAAAGGACGAAGTTGCGatgccttcttga
- the LOC104454277 gene encoding WAT1-related protein At2g39510 produces the protein MSRNGERVIRVLSRLKPYLAVVLLQFGFAGMAIVAKFSLNRGMNQHVFVVYRHAFAIAVVAPFAILFERKTRPKMTRSVFLKILLLGLLEPVIDQNLFYTGMKYTTASFTAAMSNMLPAFTFLMAWFFRLERLSIRSKHSQAKILGTLVTIGGAMIMTLGKGPVLDLPWTKSTSAHVDLDGVAQKPIEGALMITAGCFCWASFIILQAITLKSYPAELTLTTLICMTGTFQGAVFAFAMERSNFAAWSIQFDVRLLAVVYIAMQGIICSGVGYYIQGVVMQIKGPVFLTAFNPLHMVLVAILGSFILHEILCLGRVIGALVIVLGLYLVLWGKSKDQVAAGSSEKQETSKPQIANTSLADESAETAASSYVVVDVTKTKVRPAEV, from the exons ATGAGTAGGAATGGGGAGAGAGTGATTCGGGTCCTGAGCCGGCTCAAACCGTACTTGGCGGTGGTGCTCCTGCAGTTCGGATTTGCGGGGATGGCGATAGTCGCCAAGTTCTCCTTGAACCGAGGAATGAACCAGCACGTCTTCGTCGTCTATCGCCACGCTTTTGCAATCGCCGTCGTCGCTCCTTTCGCCATCCTCTTTGAGAG GAAGACAAGGCCAAAAATGACAAGGTCCGTCTTTTTGAAGATCTTACTGCTAGGCTTACTGGA GCCGGTAATCGATCAGAATCTGTTTTACACGGGCATGAAGTACACAACGGCGTCTTTCACGGCCGCCATGTCCAATATGCTTCCAGCTTTCACGTTCCTCATGGCCTGGTTTTTCAG GCTTGAGAGATTGAGCATAAGAAGCAAGCACAGCCAAGCCAAGATATTGGGAACTCTGGTCACCATAGGAGGAGCGATGATCATGACTCTAGGGAAAGGTCCTGTTCTTGATCTTCCATGGACAAAATCGACTTCAGCACACGTTGATTTAGATGGTGTTGCGCAAAAACCAATCGAGGGTGCTCTTATGATCACCGCAGGTTGCTTCTGTTGGGCTTCTTTCATCATCCTCCAA GCGATCACCCTGAAGTCATACCCAGCAGAGCTCACATTGACGACTCTGATATGTATGACGGGGACGTTCCAAGGAGCGGTTTTCGCTTTTGCCATGGAAAGAAGCAACTTTGCTGCTTGGTCTATCCAGTTTGACGTCAGGCTCTTAGCAGTTGTCTATATAGC AATGCAGGGAATAATATGTTCTGGGGTGGGCTACTACATTCAAGGGGTGGTGATGCAAATAAAGGGGCCAGTTTTTCTGACTGCCTTCAATCCTCTGCATATGGTCTTGGTTGCAATCCTGGGATCCTTCATTTTACATGAGATCTTATGCCTTGGCAG GGTTATCGGAGCACTTGTCATTGTTCTTGGCCTGTATCTCGTCCTGTGGGGCAAAAGCAAAGATCAGGTTGCAGCAGGAAGCAGTGAAAAGCAAGAGACATCGAAACCCCAGATAGCCAATACAAGTTTGGCAGATGAGAGTGCAGAGACTGCCGCTTCATCGTATGTTGTCGTTGATGTCACCAAAACCAAAGTGAGGCCAGCCGAAGTTTGA
- the LOC104454276 gene encoding uncharacterized protein LOC104454276 isoform X2, producing the protein MSFQPKDFWMPRDGGAVTNGDINYDNSSKLEPKRSHQWFMDASGSEPFSNKRQAIEAVTSRPLSGISSLTVSPWDNNPTFNAISGQATDRLFGSEPMRSVNLVDRNMTPFNAGDISMVRKSFEGQYGNESSVSLSMSHGTEDPSAFLNFGGIRKVKVNQVREPDNSISATMGTSYRSGNGSAIPTDTGYRKGHNSTISLGSGYHHRNENNMSMVPGYNKGEESFMPMSHTFTKEDGNFISMGHNYERRGENILSMGQPFARTDGNFIAMGPSYTKGEGDGLSMGSSHSKEHANFISVGQNFGKVSDSFISMASSYNRTDDDMTPIGQTFDKADPNVVAVGHTSTYDKGDSGILSMGQNYKGEGNTISFGGFEDEHGTHTSVGIIGNYELVIDNETLPQASVDPSQTDVGSGANPIVNSSSASKANSKAENIPKNKEPKTAKKVPPNNFPSNVKSLLSTGMLDGVSVKYVSWSREVKKSPRDNKRDWLSLWMRKLQPLKVSQCL; encoded by the exons ATG TCTTTCCAACCTAAGGACTTTTGGATGCCGAGAGATGGAGGAGCTGTCACTAATGGGGATATCAACTATGACAATTCTTCCAAACTAGAACCTAAACGTAGTCATCAATGGTTTATGGATGCATCCGGGTCAGAACCGTTCAGCAACAAAAGACAAGCAATAGAAGCTGTGACAAGCAGGCCACTATCTGGAATTTCATCCCTGACTGTTTCTCCTTGGGACAATAATCCTACTTTTAACGCTATATCGGGGCAAGCCACTGATCGGCTCTTTGGTTCTGAGCCCATGCGGTCTGTTAACTTAGTTGATAGGAATATGACTCCCTTCAATGCTGGTGATATAAGTATGGTAAGAAAAAGCTTCGAAGGTCAATATGGAAATGAGTCATCTGTAAGTTTGTCTATGTCTCATGGCACTGAAGATCCCTCAGCATTTCTGAATTTTGGAGGAATCAGAAAAGTCAAAGTTAATCAAGTCCGGGAACCTGACAACAGCATTTCTGCGACGATGGGTACTTCCTACAGAAGTGGCAATGGCAGTGCAATTCCTACTGATACTGGTTATCGCAAGGGCCACAATAGCACCATATCTTTAGGCTCGGGTTATCACCATAGGAACGAGAATAATATGTCAATGGTGCCTGGCTACAACAAAGGGGAAGAAAGTTTCATGCCGATGAGTCACACCTTCACTAAGGAAGATGGAAACTTCATATCAATGGGTCACAATTATGAGAGACGGGGTGAGAATATTTTATCCATGGGTCAGCCCTTTGCCAGAACAGATGGGAATTTCATTGCAATGGGTCCATCATATACGAAGGGAGAAGGGGATGGTCTATCCATGGGTTCCTCCCACAGCAAAGAGcatgcaaattttatttccgTGGGCCAGAATTTTGGCAAAGTAAGCGATAGTTTTATCTCGATGGCTTCCTCCTATAACAGGACTGATGACGATATGACACCAattggtcaaacctttgacaagGCTGATCCAAATGTTGTTGCGGTGGGTCACACTTCAACCTATGACAAAGGAGATTCTGGCATTCTATCCATGGGCCAGAACTACAAGGGTGAGGGTAATACCATTTCTTTTGGAGGATTTGAAGATGAACATGGGACACATACCTCTGTTGGAATCATTGGCAACTACGAATTAGTAATAGACAATGAGACTTTACCTCAGGCTTCAGTAGATCCAAGCCAGACGGATGTCGGTTCTGGTGCCAATCCAATTGTAAATAGCTCTTCTGCATCGAAAGCGAATTCTAAAGCTGAGAACATCCCcaaaaataaagagccaaaGACGGCTAAGAAGGTGCCTCCGAACAATTTCCCGTCAAATGTCAAAAGTCTGTTATCTACTGGCATGCTTGATGGAGTATCTGTCAAATACGTTTCCTGGTCACGTGAAGTAA AAAAATCTCCGCGGGATAATAAAAGGGACTGGCTATCTTTGTGGATGCGAAAATTGCAACCACTCAAAG TCTCTCAATGCCTATGA
- the LOC104454274 gene encoding zinc finger protein ZAT12, giving the protein MAMKREFESMAMANCLMLLSRGVEFESVVDHSMPSRVFECKTCNRQFSSFQALGGHRASHKKPRLSSAGGDDSSQSQGSASPAKPKTHECSICGLEFAIGQALGGHMRRHRAAMSEGARTATATATAAAMAPPPRPLAQISAVSPASQAPVVKKTNSGRVLWLDLNLTPMENESDLEFRLGTKTPAPPPVIDCYVV; this is encoded by the coding sequence ATGGCGATGAAGAGAGAGTTCGAAAGCATGGCCATGGCGAACTGCCTGATGCTGCTCTCGCGCGGGGTCGAGTTCGAGTCCGTCGTGGACCACTCGATGCCGAGCCGAGTCTTCGAGTGCAAGACCTGCAACCGGCAGTTCTCGTCGTTCCAGGCCCTCGGCGGGCACCGGGCCAGCCACAAGAAGCCGAGGCTGTCCTCCGCCGGCGGCGACGACTCGTCCCAGTCGCaggggtcggcctcgcccgcgaaGCCGAAGACGCACGAGTGCTCGATATGCGGCCTCGAGTTCGCGATCGGGCAGGCCCTGGGGGGCCACATGAGGAGGCACCGAGCCGCGATGAGCGAGGGGGCccggacggcgacggcgacggcgacggcggcggcgatggctcCTCCCCCTCGTCCTCTGGCGCAGATCTCGGCGGTGTCGCCGGCTTCGCAGGCGCCGGTGGTGAAGAAGACGAACAGCGGGAGGGTGCTGTGGCTGGACCTGAACCTGACGCCGATGGAGAACGAGAGCGACCTGGAGTTTCGTTTAGGGACGAAGACGCCGGCTCCTCCTCCCGTCATCGACTGTTACGTCGTATAG